A window from Alphaproteobacteria bacterium encodes these proteins:
- a CDS encoding CoA pyrophosphatase, with the protein MPFSEFPHSAGRQIPFDSALRARIEANLAGFERLDQPAAGLKGAAVAITVLDDGAGNAAFLLTRRSSRLRSHAGQWALPGGRLDGDEDAVAGALRELEEEVGLSPGSENVLGVLDDYPTRSGYLITPVVVWIEEANFDLNADEVVRVYPIPLAELMREDSPEFVDIPESDRPVLRLPLAERRLNAPSGAYLYQFREVALQGRTIRVAHYEQPVFAWD; encoded by the coding sequence ATGCCTTTTTCAGAGTTCCCCCATTCCGCGGGCCGGCAGATCCCGTTCGATTCCGCCTTGCGGGCCAGGATCGAAGCCAATCTGGCCGGCTTCGAGCGCCTGGACCAGCCCGCCGCCGGCCTCAAGGGTGCCGCCGTGGCCATCACCGTGCTCGATGACGGCGCCGGCAATGCCGCCTTTCTGCTGACCAGGCGCTCGAGCCGGCTGCGCAGCCATGCCGGCCAGTGGGCCTTGCCCGGCGGCCGTTTGGACGGCGACGAAGACGCCGTGGCCGGGGCGCTGCGTGAGCTCGAGGAAGAGGTGGGCTTAAGCCCCGGCAGCGAGAACGTGCTGGGTGTTCTCGATGACTACCCGACGCGTTCGGGCTATCTCATCACGCCCGTGGTGGTCTGGATCGAGGAGGCCAATTTCGACCTCAATGCCGACGAGGTGGTGCGCGTCTACCCGATCCCGCTGGCCGAGCTGATGCGTGAGGATTCGCCCGAGTTCGTCGACATCCCGGAAAGCGACCGGCCGGTGCTGCGCCTGCCACTGGCGGAGCGCCGCCTCAACGCACCCAGCGGCGCTTACCTTTACCAATTCCGCGAGGTCGCGCTACAGGGCCGGACCATCCGCGTCGCCCACTACGAGCAACCGGTTTTCGCCTGGGATTAA
- a CDS encoding thiamine pyrophosphate-binding protein encodes MTGMSGGKALVRSVLNQGVDTIFTIPGVQLDHFFNALHDEGNAVRVIQVRHEQAAAYMAFGYAQSTGRVGCFAVVPGPGLLNTTAALATAYGCNAPVLCLAGQVPTRHIGRGLGMLHEIPDQLAILRGLTKWAGRINHPSEVPAAVAEAFRQLQSGRPQPVGLEMPPDQMARRAAVTALEAQAPPPPLEPDPELVKAAAKLLGEAQSPMIFAGSGAIGAEAELKQLAELLQAPVVTHRMGKGVLSDRHYLAQSTVAAKKIWPQVDVIVGVGSRLQGPRMQWPERGPAAPRKIVHIDIDPTEIGRIGRADVSLVADARETLKALLPVLEKQNRQRPSREEELTALKAEVMARFDAELGPQMGYSRALRAALPDDGIMVDELTQVGYMNRAAFPVYQPRTFISTGYQGTLGFGFATALGVKVAHPERPVLSINGDGGFLYTMPELATAVQHGINVVAVVFNDGAYGNVRRMQKNEYGGRLIATDLKNPDFVGLAQSFGALGLRAGSPDELKGAIETGFAHPGPVLIDAPVGEMPDPWQTLESTAIKQKN; translated from the coding sequence AGGCAACGCCGTGCGGGTGATCCAGGTGCGGCACGAACAGGCCGCCGCCTACATGGCCTTCGGTTATGCCCAATCGACCGGCCGGGTGGGTTGCTTTGCCGTAGTGCCCGGGCCCGGCTTGCTTAACACTACCGCCGCCCTAGCCACGGCCTATGGCTGCAACGCCCCGGTGCTGTGCCTGGCCGGCCAGGTACCGACGCGCCACATCGGCCGTGGCTTGGGCATGCTGCACGAGATCCCGGACCAGCTCGCCATCCTGCGCGGCCTGACCAAATGGGCCGGGCGCATCAACCACCCCAGCGAAGTGCCGGCGGCTGTGGCCGAGGCCTTCCGGCAGCTGCAAAGCGGCCGGCCGCAACCCGTGGGCCTGGAAATGCCACCCGACCAGATGGCCCGCCGGGCGGCCGTTACGGCACTGGAAGCGCAGGCCCCGCCGCCGCCGCTGGAGCCCGATCCCGAGCTGGTGAAGGCCGCCGCCAAGCTGCTGGGCGAGGCTCAAAGCCCGATGATTTTCGCCGGCAGCGGTGCCATCGGCGCCGAGGCCGAACTCAAACAGCTGGCCGAGCTGCTGCAGGCGCCGGTGGTCACCCACCGCATGGGCAAGGGCGTGCTCAGCGACCGCCACTACCTGGCCCAGAGTACCGTTGCCGCCAAGAAGATCTGGCCTCAGGTGGACGTCATCGTGGGAGTGGGGTCACGCCTGCAGGGACCGCGCATGCAATGGCCAGAACGGGGGCCGGCAGCACCACGCAAGATCGTCCACATCGATATCGATCCCACCGAAATCGGCCGCATCGGCCGCGCCGACGTGAGCCTGGTGGCCGACGCCCGCGAGACCCTGAAGGCTTTGTTGCCGGTGCTGGAGAAGCAAAACCGCCAGCGCCCCTCGCGCGAAGAAGAGCTCACCGCCCTGAAAGCCGAGGTGATGGCCCGGTTCGACGCCGAGCTCGGGCCCCAGATGGGCTACAGCCGGGCGCTGCGTGCCGCCCTTCCCGATGACGGCATCATGGTCGACGAGCTCACTCAGGTGGGCTACATGAACCGGGCCGCCTTTCCCGTCTACCAGCCGCGCACTTTCATCAGTACCGGCTACCAGGGCACGCTGGGCTTCGGTTTTGCCACGGCACTGGGGGTCAAGGTGGCGCATCCCGAGCGGCCGGTGCTGTCGATCAACGGCGACGGCGGTTTCCTCTACACCATGCCCGAGCTGGCGACGGCGGTGCAGCACGGCATCAATGTCGTCGCCGTGGTCTTCAACGACGGCGCCTACGGCAATGTCAGGCGCATGCAGAAAAACGAATACGGCGGCCGCCTCATCGCCACCGACCTGAAGAACCCTGACTTCGTGGGTTTGGCCCAATCCTTCGGCGCGCTGGGACTGCGGGCCGGGTCGCCTGACGAGTTGAAGGGCGCCATCGAGACCGGTTTCGCCCACCCTGGCCCGGTGCTGATCGACGCCCCGGTGGGCGAAATGCCCGATCCCTGGCAGACGCTGGAGAGCACCGCCATCAAACAAAAGAATTGA
- a CDS encoding HU family DNA-binding protein, translating into MNKNDLVASVAGGAGLSKADAAKAVDSVFDTITNSLSNAGEVRLVGFGTFSVARRRASEGRNPRTGEKIQIPASNQPKFKAGKALKQAVN; encoded by the coding sequence GTGAACAAGAACGATCTCGTGGCGAGCGTTGCCGGTGGAGCCGGACTGTCCAAGGCTGACGCAGCAAAGGCCGTTGACAGCGTATTCGATACCATTACGAATTCGCTCTCCAATGCCGGTGAGGTACGCCTCGTCGGATTTGGCACCTTCAGTGTGGCGCGGCGCCGTGCCTCGGAAGGCCGCAATCCCCGGACCGGCGAAAAGATTCAAATCCCGGCCTCCAACCAGCCCAAGTTCAAGGCCGGCAAAGCATTGAAGCAAGCGGTCAACTAA
- a CDS encoding nuclear transport factor 2 family protein, with protein sequence MDATYQEIAEALAVYFDGFYEGDIDKLKRIFHPSAHLFSATDGPLADDPIEAVYARVSGRASPVDSGQQRMDRILSIDKSGAESALAKVQIAIGPKFFTDYLNLLKIDGRWQIISKIYTYVPLEEAQAAAAE encoded by the coding sequence ATGGACGCTACCTATCAAGAGATTGCCGAGGCCCTGGCCGTTTACTTCGACGGCTTCTACGAAGGCGATATCGACAAGCTTAAGCGTATCTTCCATCCCAGCGCCCACCTGTTCAGCGCCACTGACGGGCCGCTGGCGGACGACCCCATCGAGGCCGTCTACGCGCGCGTGAGCGGCCGGGCCAGTCCGGTCGACAGCGGCCAGCAGCGCATGGACCGCATTCTCTCGATCGACAAGTCGGGTGCCGAATCGGCCCTGGCCAAGGTGCAGATCGCCATCGGGCCGAAGTTTTTTACCGATTACCTCAATCTTCTGAAGATCGACGGCCGCTGGCAGATCATCTCGAAAATCTACACCTACGTGCCGCTCGAGGAAGCCCAGGCGGCCGCCGCCGAATAG
- the lon gene encoding endopeptidase La: MMETPESPDAPETRDTNVFAVLPLRDIVVFPHMIVPLFVGRDKSVRALEHVMKDDSQILLVAQKNASQDDPGTDDIYRTGTLGSVLQLLKLPDGTVKVLVEGNTRARIERFTENPDFFQAQAEVQIDADDDARELEALARSVTAQFEQYVKLNKKIPPEVLVSLNQIEQPSKLADTVASHLQLKISEKQELLEVEGITERLERAYSLMEGEIGVMQVEKKIRSRVKRQMERTQREYYLNEQLKAIQKELGEGEDGRDEVGELEERIEKTKFSKEAREKATAELKKLRNMSPMSAEATVVRNYLDWLLNIPWKKRSRIKKDINFAQRVLDEDHFGLEKVKERILEYLAVQLRTNKMKGPIICLVGAPGVGKTSLGKSIARATGRNFVRMSLGGVRDEAEIRGHRRTYIGSMPGKIIQSMKKAKTSNPLIMLDEVDKLGADFRGDPSSALLEVLDPEQNNTFNDHYLEVDYDLSEVMFITTANTLRIPPALLDRMEVIRISGYTEDEKIEIARQHLIPKQVEAHGLKDQEWAISGEALKGLIRLYTREAGVRNLERELASLTRKAIKDILQNGSEKIRVTRRNLGKWLGVPRYRFGEVEEENQIGVTTGLAWTEVGGELLTIEAVKLPGKGKMMITGKLGEVMQESAQAASSYVRSRCVDFSVAPEIFEKWDIHVHVPEGATPKDGPSAGVAMITSIVSMLTQNPVRKEIAMTGEMTLRGRVLPIGGLKEKLLAALRGGIKTVLIPKENEKDLAEIPDNVKRGLEIIPVAVVDEVLAQALVEPLVAMEWPDDEAVGKVGGKDGDAAAVARDGLVTH, translated from the coding sequence ATGATGGAAACCCCGGAAAGCCCGGACGCCCCCGAAACTCGGGACACCAACGTCTTTGCCGTGTTGCCGTTGCGCGACATCGTTGTCTTTCCGCACATGATCGTGCCGCTCTTCGTGGGTCGCGACAAATCCGTGCGGGCGCTCGAACACGTCATGAAGGACGATAGCCAGATCCTGTTGGTGGCCCAGAAGAACGCCAGCCAGGATGATCCCGGGACCGACGACATCTACCGCACGGGAACGCTGGGCTCGGTGTTGCAACTGCTCAAGCTGCCCGACGGCACCGTCAAGGTGTTGGTCGAGGGCAACACCCGGGCGCGCATCGAGCGTTTCACCGAGAACCCCGACTTTTTCCAGGCTCAGGCCGAGGTGCAGATCGATGCCGATGACGACGCCCGCGAGCTCGAGGCTCTGGCCCGCTCGGTGACGGCCCAGTTCGAACAGTACGTCAAGCTCAACAAGAAGATTCCGCCCGAGGTCCTGGTCTCGCTCAACCAGATCGAACAGCCCAGCAAACTGGCCGACACCGTGGCTTCCCACCTGCAGCTCAAGATCTCGGAAAAGCAGGAGCTGTTGGAGGTCGAGGGCATTACCGAGCGGCTCGAGCGGGCCTACTCGCTGATGGAAGGCGAGATCGGCGTCATGCAGGTGGAAAAGAAGATCCGCAGCCGCGTCAAGCGCCAGATGGAGCGCACCCAGCGCGAGTACTACCTCAACGAACAGCTCAAGGCGATCCAGAAGGAATTGGGCGAGGGCGAGGACGGCCGCGACGAGGTGGGCGAACTCGAGGAGCGCATCGAGAAGACCAAGTTCTCGAAGGAGGCCCGCGAAAAGGCCACGGCTGAGCTCAAGAAGCTGCGCAACATGAGCCCCATGTCGGCTGAGGCCACGGTGGTGCGCAACTACCTCGACTGGCTCTTGAACATCCCCTGGAAGAAGCGCAGCCGCATCAAAAAGGACATCAACTTTGCCCAGCGGGTGCTGGACGAGGATCACTTCGGGCTGGAGAAGGTCAAGGAGCGCATCCTCGAGTACCTGGCGGTACAGCTGCGCACCAACAAGATGAAGGGGCCGATCATCTGCCTGGTCGGCGCCCCCGGCGTCGGCAAGACCTCGCTAGGCAAGTCCATCGCCCGTGCCACCGGGCGCAATTTCGTGCGCATGTCGTTGGGCGGGGTGCGCGACGAGGCCGAGATTCGCGGCCATCGCCGCACCTACATCGGCTCCATGCCGGGCAAGATCATCCAGTCCATGAAGAAGGCCAAGACCTCGAACCCGCTGATCATGCTTGACGAGGTCGACAAGCTGGGCGCCGATTTCCGCGGCGATCCCTCCTCGGCGCTGTTGGAGGTGCTGGATCCGGAACAGAACAATACCTTCAACGACCATTATCTCGAAGTCGACTACGACCTTTCCGAGGTCATGTTCATCACCACCGCCAACACGCTGCGCATTCCGCCGGCGCTCTTGGATCGCATGGAGGTGATTCGCATCTCGGGCTATACCGAGGACGAAAAAATCGAGATTGCGCGTCAGCACCTGATTCCCAAGCAGGTCGAGGCCCATGGCCTGAAAGACCAGGAGTGGGCCATTTCGGGCGAGGCGCTGAAGGGCTTGATCCGCCTTTACACCCGCGAGGCCGGCGTGCGCAACCTCGAGCGCGAACTGGCCAGCCTGACGCGCAAGGCCATCAAGGACATCCTGCAGAACGGCAGCGAAAAAATCCGCGTCACCCGGCGCAATCTGGGAAAATGGCTGGGTGTGCCGCGCTACCGCTTCGGCGAGGTCGAGGAGGAGAACCAGATCGGCGTCACCACCGGCCTGGCCTGGACCGAGGTCGGCGGCGAGCTTCTGACCATCGAGGCGGTGAAGCTGCCGGGCAAGGGCAAGATGATGATCACCGGCAAGCTGGGCGAGGTCATGCAGGAATCGGCCCAGGCGGCGTCGAGCTACGTGCGCTCGCGCTGTGTCGACTTCAGCGTCGCGCCCGAGATCTTCGAGAAATGGGATATCCACGTCCATGTGCCTGAGGGCGCCACGCCCAAGGACGGCCCCTCGGCCGGCGTCGCCATGATTACCTCGATCGTCTCGATGCTGACCCAAAATCCGGTGCGCAAGGAAATCGCCATGACCGGCGAAATGACATTGCGCGGCCGGGTGCTGCCGATCGGTGGGCTCAAGGAGAAGCTGTTGGCGGCGTTGAGGGGCGGCATCAAGACCGTGCTGATCCCCAAGGAGAACGAGAAGGATCTCGCCGAAATTCCCGATAACGTCAAGCGGGGCCTAGAAATTATTCCCGTTGCCGTCGTCGACGAAGTCCTCGCCCAGGCCCTGGTCGAGCCTCTGGTGGCCATGGAATGGCCCGACGATGAGGCCGTGGGCAAAGTCGGCGGCAAGGATGGCGACGCTGCCGCCGTGGCGCGCGATGGCCTGGTGACCCACTGA